CAGTACTTCGAAAAGGAATTTGCTGACGTTCTTTCATAATTGAAATAGATCGCTCAGACGCTTGTGGCCGCCGCTTCGTCGAAGTGGTGGCCACACGTGTGTCAGGCACCACTTCGTAGTCCGTTTATGGAACTCATACCGGTTGTTTACAGCTCCAACTTCGTCCAGCAATCCACGAGAGCCCCCGGAAAATCCGAACGCGCTCAGTATTCCCTTTGTGACTCAAGGGTCTGACTAGTGTGCAAATCAGGAAACAGTATTCGAAAACAATTTGCGGCGCGGACTGCGGCAAATTGGGATGTTTCACGTGAAACATCCCAGGAGCTCCCTGACCAGTGATACGTAGGTCTGCCCCGTATCCCGGGGGAGGGTCAGTGTCTATCCGTAAGTCCAGTGATGGGCTGCCCGGTCATTGGCTCACTACTCCGGTGCCCCGCCGGCGTACAACCGTCCATGTGCTCAGCTACTTCGGTGCTCAGAATACGGCAACGCGCACACACGAGGATCATCATTCTGACTTGAATTCCTCAGAGCAAAACGGGCCCCCCGGCTGCCCGTTTTGCTCTGAGCGCAAGGTTGCGCTTCTACGGGCCTAACCTGGGACAGCGTTCAACCCGAATCAGACATGATTTCCGGGCGCCCACCCGAGGTCGAGGACCCCGCCGCGCCAGGCCATTGGGAAGGGGACCTCATCACCGGCGAAGTCCAGGACAGGAGTGGGGGATCCGCCCTCTGAGTACCCCGGCTGGGTGTACGTCGACGCCCGCCACAGTTTGGCATCTTTAGTATTCATTGGCGACGACACCGCCGTCCTGCTCTGCGACTGGCAGTCGTCAGTATCTGGACCACATCAGGACCTCTGCGCGGCCTGCACCCTGCATGTCAGCGGAGAATTGTTTCACGTGAAACAGAACCCTAGCCAGAATAGAGCGCGAATTGCTAAGGACAATGAACTTGGGCACTGGATCAAAATCAAATTCCGAATGTTTCACGTGAAACACCTCCGACCAAGTGCCAGACCGGAGGCGATGAGAGAGCTGTATCTCGTTTCAGCACCTGATAGTCAGCCAGGATTCCAGCTTGTTATGGCTGTTCCCCGCGCATAGGCCCACACATAAGCGGTCAAAGGGCCACTTCCAGCAAAAGCTGACATTGACCAGGCAGTGAATAGGGGACGATCAAAGAACTAGGAACCTCGGCGTTGCCGTTCAAGAATTCCACTAGGGAGCCCAATTATCCTACAAATGTCATGACGCACTGTTGAGATGTGGTGTTGCGGGGACACCGTAGCGGCGTCCGCACCGCAAATACAGCTCAGCGATAGAGGGGAGTTCAGGCGGTGGGATGCCCACTCCGTGGCTAGTGCCCCGTCTTCTGTTTTCCAACACCCCCTGCTGGTCCCCAAACGTGCGGTCTCCAACACGATATGAAGGGGTGGACCTCCGTTGATGTCGGCGGGAGAGCAGTAGAAGATTCATGAGGCTGCAGCGCTGCTCACCTCTGACATGGGCTTCCACTCCCCGGCGCAATACCCCGCCATACATGGGATCGGTGTAGTCAGAGAGGGTCTACAAACGCCGGCTGGACCGCCCCGCTATGGGCTCTGCTGGGCCCCGTTCTTTTGGCCCTTACGACAAACTCGTTCCGAACCATCGGTGCCTCACGCGGCATATGACAGCGCATAGAGGACGCGACAATCGTTCTCAGATCGATTGCTGCGAGTCGAAATAGAGCCATCGTCCCTAGACCTTCGGGGGATCCGGTACCCGTATGCCGCCCGCGCGTCTTCCCTCGACGAGCAATACTTTGCGCATTTCTCAAGAGCCCTTTGTTTCCACCGAACCCAAAGGAACGCCAGCCTTCTCGATAGCAGTTCTTTCGACACTATGCCGCAGAGGTTTGACGGCCCTGGGCCGATACCGCGCGAGCGAACCCCGTGACACCTTTGCTGAACTCCAAATTTCTTGTTCTACCCGATCGTCGTTTCATGCCGCATTGTCGCGCGCCAACTTTCATTGAACACGAACGGGCAAGACAGACGAGTTGAACGCAAGGACCGAGGGGCCCATTTTGGTTACGTGGTTGTAAGACTCCGACTCCGTATGTTTCACGTGAAACGTGAACGCCGTAGAAAGCAGTCATGATCTTGCTGCGACGGTGTGGGGTTCAGTCCCAAGAAGGTAGGCCCAGGGGAAGCCGCCAACGGTCGAAGAGCTGGGGGTCGAAGAGCTACTGGTCGCAGAGCCCAGACGCATACGTCCTTACGGATGTGCCTGACGGTTTCACGTGAAACATCATCGTGCTGGCATTCTCCTCTTCGGAACCGCAACGGCCCTCCGAGACAATGAGAAACTCTGGCGGAAAGCCGAGGAGATCCTCCAAGCGCCCCGGCACAGTCACTGTCGAATATCGTACCGTCCGGGCACAGTCTCGACTCAGCAGTCCGGGGCACATGGAGCCAGCGCGAGCATCCGCATTGGGCACGCCGGCAAGCCGTCGAAGAAGTAGCCCGTATCCATGGAAAGTCAGTCGACGAAGGCATGCCGTCCTGTTCACGGGCCGCCTGCGAGGTTCGCCGCCCTCAAATCGACTGTGTAGGGGAGGAGCCTCGAGGCAAACAAGCAGGTGTGGTACCGCGATACCTACGACGCTGCACACGCCTTAGTGTCCGCAGTGCACGGGATCGGCCCGAAGTCAGATGTCCGACTGGTGTGACCAGGGCGGCATGGGCGCCGATGCCTTAGAGATGGGCCCAGCCGCGAGCTCGGACATACGCGCTGCTGCTGGCAACTTCGGCCCTTCCAACAGCACCGAACGGACGCGCCACGAGTGGGTATTTACCGACATCATCGTCTTATCCCCAGGAGTTATCCACACAACTATCCACAGGCCTGTCAACACACTTATCCACAGCCTTCCGAAACAGGTCACTACGCGCAGAGCTCGTACTCCATATGCTTCAGGCATCTCCGCCGGTACGGCCCGCACTCGGCGGCTGGAGCGAATGGAATTCTTCCGACGCGGAATGTCGGATCTACTCCACAAATAGGTGCTAAATCAGCCCATTACGGCATAGTGTCTGTGCATACGCACATCCGATGTGAGCGGGAGGTCCGTTTCACGTGAAACATCCCACGCAACGCGGCCGCCGCTTGCGATATCGCGCAGCGCTCGGGTTCACTGGAAGGGAGAAATCTCACACGTTATCCACCACCTCACCTGTCGCTGTCCACAAAGTTATCCACAGCGATATCCACCGCAGTCAAACTGCCCACCTCCTCACGCCGGATCCGCGTGCTGTGAAATTCTGGCCTCTCCAACGGACGAATTCTTGAGGTCCAAAGGTATCCATCAAGATGGAGTCCGACCATACAGACTGCCGCATCAGCCCTTGGAGACTTGTCGCCAGCCGTATGGCTCTGCGACCCGCACGATGACAATCACTCCCTCACCTCGTGCTCCCGGCGGGTGAACCAGTGCAGCAGGACGACGTGCAGGGTGTAAGACGCATTGACGACAAGTGACATGGACCGATCTGAACGAGCGGCCTGGGACACCGTAGTTGATGCCGGGGAAGTGAGTCTCACGGTCGCCGCTTCGGTAGTAGTTCAGCCCCTTGGGTCACGGGTCAGAGCCGTGGCACCCGATGTCATGACCTGGTCGAAAGAGAACCTCTCCACTCTTGTGGGCAGGTCCATAACGCTGCGGGGGACTACCCGTGCCGGCCGGTGCTACCCAGGTTTAGTTGAGGAACTGGCGGAAGCAAATCATCTCGCCTGCACATGGGGCCCCCTTAGGCTTTTGCCTGACTCCCACCGACAAGCCAGCTCCGGGGGAGTGCCCAGGCGGTCCACCAAGCGCCCCTTGGTATGCCGGCCAGTCCTGCTGATCCCTTCAGTGATCTCAGTCGTGTTCTGCATCAGTCCATGCCGCAGCGGTCCATGAACGGCTCTCTGTGGGCCGTCCCGTCCTGGGCGCGCCTGAACAGGACAGCGGGGCCGGCCTCATCGGGACAGAGCGCCGGACCTGAACAGGACAGGGCAACGGGCCTGGACAACGCAGTGGGCCTGTACTTAGCCGAAGGGCCTCAAGGCTCCTCCTGCCTCCCCGAGGGGGAATGCCCGGCTTCGGGGTCTCCTCGGATGGTGTTGCCAATTGGAGCATGTGCCCCGATAGCCGAAGAACTGGGAAGAGCAACTCCTTGATTCGACCCGCTACTGGGATGCTGCTATCAGTTCGCCTAGTGCCGCGAGCACTTCAACGGGCTAGCTGTATCTGTACCCAACCTCGAGGTCCTCTGCAATAGACAATGGAGCCATGCGCGTCGGCAGATTGTTTCACGTGAAACATGAGCAACGCTCGCTGTCGGTAGCTCGGAACCTGGAACGTCCAGGGTTCTGGGCTGGGTTGAGTACCGTGCGCTTGCAGCGACGAGCGACAGCTATCTATCGGGGATGAACGGGCCTCTTGGCCATACTGAGTTGGCGGGTCCGATACCTTCTTCGCTGGGCTGTTTACATCACTCACGGCGTTCTCTATCCACCTTGAAAGAAGCGAGGACTCTCATGGCCCTGCGGACTGGCTCCATGCTCCACCTTCGCGGAACAAGAGAGCGGCCCGTAGAATAGCGGGCCAAGTAGCTCCAGGTCATCTACCTGCACTCCAACACCAACAAGAACGGCAGTACGCGCAAAGCGCCTGCACTAACACCTCCTGATTCTCTGACTCTCTGATTCTCTGACTCTCTGACTTTGTCAGAGATTGTGTGCAGTCTTTTCGGTTGGCCTTGTGTCGTCAAGCCGACTTCGAGCATCAGTGTTTCACGTGAAACAGTGCGGCGCTTCCTTGTGAGACGAGGTATTCAAGTCTTCGAACTCGCTCAACTGGTCAGTCGGGGAACTGCCCACAGCGCAGATCGCCCGGACGCCCACAGCCCAAACCTCGGTCACATGGCCAGCCACCATCACGTCACAGCCACGCCAGAACCAAACACGCATGCCACAAGGAGCCAGAAAGACTCCCGGACGGCCGTTCCCAATTATCATCCTCAGACGAAAGTACCACGAAACCTATATGTAGCGGGATGGCTCAAGGACACAAGGCAATCGCCAGCCCATCGGTATCCATCGGCCAAGTGAGACCAGTGTGATCTGGAGTGGAGCCGATACGGCCAGCCGGCAGCCCGCCCCGCCGTCCGCCACTCCGGACCCACCCAGCAGACGCACAAACAAAGCGCCCGCGGCACGTCCATCGCGCCGCGTTCTCCGTTCCCAGCAAGAAGCACACTCCTCAAACACACCGGCGGCTCGTTCGGCCAATATCCGGGCCCGCGCCGTAGCAGCTACCACAACACAGCAAGCCAGGAGGACTCCCTGCCCCGCCGGGGAGGGGCGAAGACAAAACGAAGGGCCTGTTTCACGTGAAACAGGCCCTCGCAGCTTCGCGCTGATGTTTGCTAGTTATCTGATCCGGGAGCTAGAACATCCATGATCCGGTTCAAGTCCTCAACACTGGCGAACTCTATGCTGACGCGGCCCTTTCGGACTCCCAGGGAAATTTTTACGTTGGTATCCAACCGGTCGGACAACGACGACGCCAGATAGTCCAGGCGCTCGTGACGGGCGCCCGGACGCGGGATGTTGTTCTTGGCTGGCTTTGCGGGATCCTGGTACAGCGTCACGGCCTCTTCGGTCGCCCGCACCGACATACCCTCAGCCACAATCTTCTGCGCAAGTCTTTCCATAGCTGCCGCGTCCGGCAAGGCGAGGAGCGCGCGGGCATGGCCGGCTGAAAGAACACTCGCCGCCACACGGCGCTGCACCAGGGGTGGAAGCTTCAGCAGGCGAAGGGTGTTGGACACCTGCGGGCGGGAACGGCCAATACGGTCCGCGAGCTGTTCGTGCGTCGTCCCGAAGTCTTCCAGCAGCTGCTGATACGCCGCCGCCTCTTCCAGGGGATTCAGCTGGCTGCGGTGCAGGTTTTCCAGGAGGGCATCCCGAAGAAGATCATCATCCGTGGTGTCCCGCACGATCGCGGGGATGGTCTCCAGCCCAGCGGCCTGGACAGCTCTCCAGCGGCGCTCACCCATGACGAGCTCAAAGGGTTCGCCACCAACTTCGGTTGATGTTCGGACCACAATTGGCTGGAGGACACCGATTTCGCGCACGGAGTGGATGAGCTCCGCCATGTCATCCTCATCGAAGACTGAGCGGGGCTGTTTGCGGTTCGGATGGATGTCGGTAACCGGGATCTCGGCAAACCGGACGCCTGGGACCTCAACCAGATCAACGCCGTTATCATCGACGGCGCTTTCGTCCTTGGGAGCAGCAACCACTTTATTAGTCCCAGTGGCATCCGCTGGTTCCGCCGGAACAGCTACGGCTTCATCGGACGTGGCTGCGGGGCGCCTCTTGGCCGGGGCCTTGGCCGGAGCTTTCGCGGACGCAGGTTCCGGGGCTGCCTTGCTGTTCGGCTTCGTAACCGCCCGGCTCTTTGGTTCAATCACGTCGGAAGTCAGCGGAGCGTCCTCGGTACGCTTTTCCTGCACCACAGCCAGCGGCGACCGAACAGACGAATCCGCTGACGCTTCACCGGCGTCCGCCGCGGAATCCACCTTCTTCCGCCCCTCAGGAAAGAACAGGTCGACGGGCCGCGATGCAGGTGTCCCGTTTCCCGACCCGTTGCCAGCGGCGGAACTTGGAATGAGTGCGCCAAGACCGCGGCCAAGGCCGCGTCGCTTTTCGCTCATGGATAAATCCCTCCGATGGAAGACTCCGGCGCTGCCGGACTCCGGTTGTTGCAGTTCTTGAAGATTCTAGCGCTCGGCGATTTCCGCTGCGGCTTCCAGATAGGACAGTGCGCCACTGGAGGAAGGATCGTATGTCATCACAGTCTGCTGGTAGCTCGGTGCTTCTGAAATGCGCACCGAGCGGGGTACCACGGCGCCCAGGACCTGGTCCGGGAAATGCTGCCGGACCTCGGCCGCAACCTGGGCTGCCAGGTTGGTACGGCCGTCGTACATGGTGAGGAGGATGGTGGAAACCACCAGATCTGCGTTGAGGTGCTTTTGAATCATCTCGATGTTCTTCAGCAGTTGGCTGAGCCCCTCAAGCGCGTAGTACTCGCACTGGATCGGGATCAGCACCTCGCCGGCGGCACAGAAGGCGTTGACTGTCAGCAGGCCCAGGCTCGGCGGGCAGTCGATGAAGATGTAATCAAGACGCTCTTCACCATTCTTGGCACGGGTCTTCGCATAGACGTCGATGGCCCTGCGCAACCGCTGCTCACGGGCCACCAGCGAAACAAGCTCAATCTCGGCGCCGGCCAGGTGAATGGTTGCGGGCGCACAAATCAGGTTACCGATGTCCGGGCAGGGCGCAACGACGTCAGCCAGCGGGAAATCGTTGATCAGGACGTCGTAGATGCTGTCCACGTCGGCATGGTGCTCAACACCCAACGCGGTGGAGGCGTTGCCCTGCGGGTCAATGTCGATGACAAGCACGTTGAGGCCTGCGGCAGCTAGCGCCGCGGCAATGTTCACGGTAGTGGTTGTCTTACCCACTCCGCCCTTCTGGTTGGATACAGTGAACACCCTCGTCTTATCCGGCTTGGGCAGTTTCCGGCCCACCAGACGCTCCCGGCGCTTGGTCTCATGCGCCAACTCACGGGCAATCGGGCTTGAGTCGTCCATGGTATCGATGACGTTTGTTTTGCTGCCCGACGTTTCACGTGAAACAGCTGCTACGGCTGCAATCGGATTTGGGTGATTCTCGCCGCGCACCGGTGCGGAACCCATGCCAGCAAAGGAACGTGCCGACCCCAAAGACACAAACGGGGGGATCCGTCGTGTGTGGGCTTCGCTACTGGTCACTGGGACACACTCACTCTCGTTCTGCTGTTCCTGCCGTTGTCTAGCCTAACCGCTTCGCCCAGCAGACCTAGGTTACCGGGCCAGGACTAGGCAATCTTTCGGGTCTTGTTCACTACGATCCGCACCACAGTCGTTGGCTCTTCCAGCAGGTTTTCACCCACCGTGAGCACGCTCGTCTGCACACCACCGAGTTTGCGGATCACCTTCGCGGCCTTCTCAATCTCTTCCCCGGCGCTGCGGCCCTTAATGGCCACAACCTCGCCGTGGCCGGCAAGCAGCGGAATCGTCAGACCAGCCAGGTTAGTCAGCGCAGACACTGCCCGCGCGGTCACCACATCCGCGTCCACCATGCCAACAGCCAGCTCCGCGCGGGTCCTCATCACAGTGACATTGGTCAGGCCCAGATCGTCCACCACTTCCTGGAGCCAGATGACGCGCCGCTCCAGGGGCTCGATCAGAGTGAGCTCAAGATCAGGCCGCGCAATGGCCAGACACAATCCCGGCAGACCTGCACCGCTTCCGACGTCGGCGACCCGGCTGCCCTGGGGGATCTCACTTTCGATGACCGCACAGTTGAGCACGTGCCTGCTCCACAGGCGGGGAATCTCGCGGGGCCCGATCAGCCCGCGTTCCGTCCCCGATGTCGCGAGGTGTTCAACGTAGCGCTTGGCGAGGTCCAGGCGGTCGCCGAAGATCTTCTCAGCCGCCAGCAGCTCAGCTGCCGTGATATCAACCATGGTTAACGGGATCAGCAATTCTCTAGTCGGCGGATACGACGATGTGGCGGCCGGCGCCTTCGCCTTCGGACTCACTGACCAGGCCAAGGTCAGCAACGGCGTCGTGAACGATCTTTCGTTCGTAGGCACTCATCGGCTCCAGAGCCACGGCCTCACCCGTCTCCTTCACTTTGGCTGCTGCATCCTCAGCTATCTTCTGGAGGTGGCCGGCACGCTCCTGGCGGTAGCCATTGATGTCCAGCACCAGGCGTGAACGGTTCTCCGTCGCGGAGAGCACGGACAGCCGCGTGAGTTCCTGCAGGGCTTCGAGGACTTCTCCGTCCTCGCCCACCAGGCTGTCCAGGCTATCGGTCTCGTCCTCCGTGACGATCGAAATGTAGGTCCGTCCGTTCCGGACCTCGATGTCGATGTCACCGTCGATGTCGGCGATGTCGAGGAGCTCTTCCAAATAGTCTGCAGCGACGTCGCCTTCCTCCTCGAGGCGGCTGGCAGCGGAACCCTTAGGGTTGTCGTCAGTGTCCGTCGAGGCTTCGTCCTGATCGTCAATGATCTCGTCGGAAAGGGCGTTTTCAGTGCTTTCGGCTGACATTACTTTTTCTTCCTGTTCTTACGCTGGGGCTGGACACGCTGTCCCTTTTGCTCGATAACTGCCGCGGCGGCAGCTGCTTCCGCTTCGGCGTCGGCCTTTTTCCCGCCCAGAATGGGCAGGGCCGGCAGGCCCTTGGCCGCACGGCGCTCGGCGAGAGCCTTCGCAGCGGGGGATCCCGGCGTCGGCATCCGGCGGATAACGAAGAACTGCTGCGCCATGGTCCAGAGGTTGGTGGTGGTCCAGTAGATGAGGACACCGATCGGGAAGTTGATGCCGCCCACGCCGAACACGACCGGCAGGATGTAGAGCATCATCTTCTGTTGACGCATGAACGGGCTGGCCATGGCCTCTTCGGACATGTTCTTGGCCATGATCT
The window above is part of the Pseudarthrobacter sp. IC2-21 genome. Proteins encoded here:
- a CDS encoding ParA family protein → MDDSSPIARELAHETKRRERLVGRKLPKPDKTRVFTVSNQKGGVGKTTTTVNIAAALAAAGLNVLVIDIDPQGNASTALGVEHHADVDSIYDVLINDFPLADVVAPCPDIGNLICAPATIHLAGAEIELVSLVAREQRLRRAIDVYAKTRAKNGEERLDYIFIDCPPSLGLLTVNAFCAAGEVLIPIQCEYYALEGLSQLLKNIEMIQKHLNADLVVSTILLTMYDGRTNLAAQVAAEVRQHFPDQVLGAVVPRSVRISEAPSYQQTVMTYDPSSSGALSYLEAAAEIAER
- a CDS encoding ParB/RepB/Spo0J family partition protein; translation: MSEKRRGLGRGLGALIPSSAAGNGSGNGTPASRPVDLFFPEGRKKVDSAADAGEASADSSVRSPLAVVQEKRTEDAPLTSDVIEPKSRAVTKPNSKAAPEPASAKAPAKAPAKRRPAATSDEAVAVPAEPADATGTNKVVAAPKDESAVDDNGVDLVEVPGVRFAEIPVTDIHPNRKQPRSVFDEDDMAELIHSVREIGVLQPIVVRTSTEVGGEPFELVMGERRWRAVQAAGLETIPAIVRDTTDDDLLRDALLENLHRSQLNPLEEAAAYQQLLEDFGTTHEQLADRIGRSRPQVSNTLRLLKLPPLVQRRVAASVLSAGHARALLALPDAAAMERLAQKIVAEGMSVRATEEAVTLYQDPAKPAKNNIPRPGARHERLDYLASSLSDRLDTNVKISLGVRKGRVSIEFASVEDLNRIMDVLAPGSDN
- the rsmG gene encoding 16S rRNA (guanine(527)-N(7))-methyltransferase RsmG, which translates into the protein MVDITAAELLAAEKIFGDRLDLAKRYVEHLATSGTERGLIGPREIPRLWSRHVLNCAVIESEIPQGSRVADVGSGAGLPGLCLAIARPDLELTLIEPLERRVIWLQEVVDDLGLTNVTVMRTRAELAVGMVDADVVTARAVSALTNLAGLTIPLLAGHGEVVAIKGRSAGEEIEKAAKVIRKLGGVQTSVLTVGENLLEEPTTVVRIVVNKTRKIA
- a CDS encoding protein jag, whose translation is MSAESTENALSDEIIDDQDEASTDTDDNPKGSAASRLEEEGDVAADYLEELLDIADIDGDIDIEVRNGRTYISIVTEDETDSLDSLVGEDGEVLEALQELTRLSVLSATENRSRLVLDINGYRQERAGHLQKIAEDAAAKVKETGEAVALEPMSAYERKIVHDAVADLGLVSESEGEGAGRHIVVSAD